CAGTTACTTTATGGCGATTGCGCATCTTGTGGCCACTCGGTCAACCTGTCTGCGTCGTCAGGTTGGAGCGGTATTGGTGAAGGATAAGCGAATCCTTGCTACTGGTTATAATGGGGCTCCCAGCAATATAGCTCATTGCACTCCGGATCTATGTCTGCGGAGTACAGGCAATATTCCTTCTGGGCAGAATCAGGAATTATGTCGGGGACTTCATGCTGAACAGAATGTGATCATCCAAGCTGCACTCCACGGAGTGAGCACCAAAAATTCCACCTTATACTGCACGCACAAACCTTGCATTCTTTGTGCTAAAATGATTATCAATGCAGGAGTGGTGCGGGTGGTGTATGAAAACCCCTATCCAGATCTTTTAGCAGATGCGATGCTTGAGGAGGCAGGACTTGCAATGTGTGTATTTTCAGGGGGAGGAGTTCCTTGAAAGAAGTTCTGCTTTTTAGTTTTTTTGCCTTTATCATAGCCTGGGCGGTTACACCACTTGTTATTCTGACCAGTCAACGATTGAACTGGTTTGATTGGCCTGGTGACCAGCGAAAGGTTCATGAACGGCCAGTTCCCCGTCTGGGCGGTGTGTCGCTTTTTATTTCCTTTTTGGTGAGTTTTTTCCTGCTTCATTTTTTCCTCCACCTGTCCTTTTCCTGGTTCTTAGTGCTGGGTGTTTTGATTTTCTTTTTGATAGGTTTCCTGGATGACCTTTTTTCCCTTTCGCCCTGGATTAAACTTTTGGGACAGGTTCTTGGCGCTGTGCTGCTCATCCAGGGTGGGGTGCTGATTCGCTTTTTTACGCTGCCTTGGGATCGCATGTTTTATTTGGGTTTCTGGGGATATCCCTTGACTTTGATGTGGATTGTGGGTATTTCGAACGCTCTGAATCTCATCGATGGTCTTGATGGTCTTTCGGGAGGCGTTGGGGCTATTGCCTCTTTTACGCTGGGAATGATTGCCTGGCAGGAGGGTCGTATGGAACCGGCTATTCTTTCTTTTCTCCTTTCTGGAGGTATTTTGGGTTTCTTGCTCTATAATTTTCCACCCGCTCGTATTTTTTTAGGAGATGGTGGCGCCCTTTTTCTGGGTGCTATGCTTGCCTCGACCTCGGTGCAGGGAGCCACAAAGAGTGCTGCTGCGTTTACTCTGGCTGTGCCGATTCTCATTCTCGGTATTCCTATCTTTGACACCTTTTTTGCGATTGTTCGTCGAAAAAAGAATGGTCTTTCCATTTTGCATCCGGATCGTGGTCATCTCCATCATCGATTGCTGGAGAAGGGGTATTCACAAAGAGAAGTGGTGGTGATCTTTTATGGTATCAGTGCGCTTTGTGGAGGTACGGCAATCCTTATTAATTTTTTCTTAGCAAACAGCACGTATTCACTCCTCTTTTTCTTTTTCTTTGTGGTGCTCTTTCTGGGATGGGGGAAGAACCTCAGGGTTACGGAGCTTCCAGAAAGGAAGAGTTCGGTTGAAAAAAGCTAAGATTTTTTTTATTCTGGGGACCCGACCCGAAGCAATTAAACTGGCTCCTCTGATTCTCGCTTTTCTGCAAAAGGAAGAATTTGAAATTAAGTTGATTAATACCGGTCAGCATCGGGAGATGTCTACCGCGTTCTTGCGCAATTTTGGTCTTGCACCTCATTATGATTTGCAGGTGATGGTGGAGAAACAATCTCTGCATTATCTCACTTCCAGAATTGTAGAAGAGTTGGAGCAGGTTTTTCGTGAACAAAGACCGGACTTTGTTTTTGTACAAGGAGACACCACCACTGCTCTATGCGGAGCGCTATCGGCATTTTATTTTCGCATACCCCTGGGACATGTGGAAGCTGGCTTGCGAACCTGGGAAAAGTGGCGTCCTTTTCCCGAAGAGATGAATCGAGTTCTGATTTCGCGTCTTGCGGACTTTCATTTTGCTCCCACTTTTCTGGCGAAAAGAAATCTTCTTCGGGAAGGCATCAATGAATCGCAAATCCTTTTGACTGGGAACACCATTGTAGATGCTTTGTTGCTCATTCTGAATGACGGTCGGCCACTTTCTCATCCGGTGCTCAAAAAGGAGTTTGAACGAGTTGACGGTTCTTATCGTTTTGTCACGGTTACTGCCCATCGCCGGGAGAACTGGGGAGAAGGAATGCGGAGTATTGCTTTCGGGGTAAAAATAATTGCTGAAACATGTCCAGATGTAAAGGTTTTTTTCTCTCTTCACCCGAATCCTTTGGTGCGGGAGACGGTAATGCGAGAACTCACCAGTACTCCTCGGGTGGTTCTTCTTGACCATCTGGAATACCCTGATTTTGTGCAGCTTCTTTCTCGCTCGGTTTTGGTGGTTACCGATTCAGGTGGTGTACAGGAAGAGGCGGCTTCTTTGGGGATTCCAGTTCTCATTACTCGAGAGTCGACCGAGAGGCCTGAGGTGGTGGAATCGGGGTTAGGGACTTTGGTGGGTTGTCACGCCGAAAGAATTGCTCAGGAAGCTCTTGCCATCCTTGGCACCAGAAGTCGTCTTCGTCAGAGGAAAAACCTCTTCGGTGACGGAAAAGCCTCCTGGAGGATTCTCCAATTTGTGAGCCGTTTCTTTGGTTTTCCTTATGAGGATATTCAAGAATTTTGTTCTTTAACACAAGGTATGCGGTTATGAATCGGTGGGATAAAGAGAGCATTTTTAAAGATATAGGAATACTCTGGGATTTAGCCTGGATGACGGTAAGCCCAGTACTTTTGGGAATTTTTGTGGGTCAGTACCTGGATCGCCACTATTTCCTCGGTTTCTCGTGGACCCTGTCGCTCTTGGTTTTGGGTGCCATACTGGGTTTTTATAACCTGTACGAGTTTTTGATGAAAGAAAGCCGCAAAATGGGTAAGAATGGTCTTTCCAATGATAAGAGCAATGATAGGTAGCTTTGGTGGTTTCACTCTGGCAGTTCTTGAGATATTGCTGCTATGGAAAGATGTCCAAAAAATTGTGCGGCGGAAGGCTACTTCATCTTTTACCATGTTTTTGCGTCTTCTTTTAAGTGGTACAGTCATTCTCGTTTTTCTCCGCTTTTTTCATGGAGATATCATGCTCTTTATCCTCTCTTTCTCGGTGGTCTATTTTTCCTTGGTTATTTGGTTAGGAATGGACTGGAGGGATAGAAATGGAAGAAATATTTAATCCTCAGACTCTTTTTTATTTTTTTACGATTCCGATTACCAAAACCATCGTTTCTACCTGGATAGTGATGGTATTTTTGGTGTTTTTGTCCTTTGTTCTCACCCGAAAGATGACTTTTATCCCTGGTCGATTACAGAATGTGTTGGAACTCTTCGTGGAAGCGATTATCAACCTGATTGAAGGAATGTCGCCAGGTAATGGCAGGAAATTTTTGTCATTGGTCGGAACTCTGGCCCTTTTTATCGGGACAGCGAACCTGGCCCATCTTGTACCCGGCCTTAAGGCACCTACTTCCGATTTTAATACGGCTTTTGCTCTGGCATTAGTGGTATTTTTTGCAGTCCCCTTCTATGGTATTACCACACAGGGGCTTAAACAATATTTTAAGGAATATATTTCTCCCTCGCCGATTCTTCTTCCTTTCCATGTTATTAGTGAGATTACCCGGACCTTTTCTTTAGCCCTGCGACTTTTCGGCAACATTCTCGGGGAAGAAATCATTATTGGAATCCTATTTCTCCTGGCGCCTCTTTTTGTTCCTGTACCGATGATGCTTTTCAGTATTTTTACAGGAATCATCCAGGCGTACATCTTTACCATTCTTACCGTGGTGTACCTCAGTTCTGCGGTTGAAGTTTCAAAACATTAGTTGTATAATCCCATTTAATGCTTTGACGAAGGAGATGAAAGTCTATGCAAGGAGAGATAATTTTTCTTTGCGTGACAGTTTTCACTGCTGGTTTTGCTATCGCCTTGGGAGTCATATTTCCTGCTTTGGGACAGGGTAAAGCATGTGCTCAGGCTCTGGAGAGCATTGCTCGCCAGCCGGAAGCCACTGGTCCGATCAGTAGAACCCTTTTTGTTGGTCTGGCCATGCTTGAATCTCTGGCCATTTATGTCCTGGTTATTTCTCTTATTCTTCTTTTTGCCAATCCTTTGCTTCGTTACGTCTTTCGTTAGGAAGTGTTTCCAGTATGATTCGTATTGACCGAAGTATCATATTTCAGATTATTAATTTTATTGCTCTGGTTTTTCTTCTTTTCCGGTTTCTCTTTAGACCTGTGGTTAGAGCGCTCGACCAGCGTTCTCAATTTATTCGGGGGGAGTTGCAAAAGATCGAAGATGAAAAGAAAAATCTTGAAGCTACAAAACGTGCTCTTGAGGAAGAGATGGTCAGAGCGAAAGAGAAATATTTTGAAATTATGGATCAGGCAAAATTGGAAGCTTCTAAAATTAAGGAAGGCATCATTCGGGAAGCATACGAAGAAGGCGAGAAAATTAAAAATGAGTACCGGCGAAAAGCGCGAAAAGAGGTAGAAGAATTACTCAGCGGTTTGCGTGAGGATATCGTTGAACTCACCGAGGAAGTGGTCAAGAAATTTCTTGCCACACAGATTACCCCTGAAGTGCAGACTCGTCTGATTGATGTGTTGCTTGAAGAAGCCTTGAAAGAGTTGGAGGCGCAGGTGGGAACAATTCATGAGCGATGAAGTAGTACGGGTGGTGACACCTTTCCCCCTCACTGATGTGCAACGCGCCCTCATCCGGGCGAAGATGGAACAATTTTTAAACGGGAGTCTCTTCTCTCTTCAGGAGGAGATTGATGAGTCGCTCATTGGAGGAGTGGTTGTTTTCGTGCGGGATCTAATAATTGATTGCAGTATCAGGACGCAACTTGAAAGGATGAAAGAGTTTATATTGAAGGGCGAATAAAAATGAGCGTTCTGGAAGAGGTTGTTCGGAAAACCAAAGAGATAGTTCGTTCTTACCAGGTCAGACCGGAAATTCACGAAGTTGGAGAGCTTCTGGAAGTGCAAGATGGTGTGGCTCTAGTAAAAGGTCTCAAGAAGGCTCTGGTTGGGGAACAACTCCTTTTTGCTGGAAAAATTCCTGGGCAAGTTTTTAATCTGGAGAGAGAGCGATTGCGGTGCATTATCCTGGGTGATTACACTACACTTCGGGCTGGTGACCCAGTATTCCGGGTCAAAGGAACGTTAGAAATTCCGGTTGGAAAAGAGCTTTTAGGGAGAACGATTGATCCCTTGGGAAACCCTCTGGATGGGGGTGCGCCTTTAAGTGCGCACAGTAAAAGGCCAGTATTTTCTCCAGCACCCAGGATTGTGGATCGGGTTCCGGTTCAGAGACCACTTCTCACCGGGGTGAAAATCGTGGATGCCATGATTCCCCTGGGAAAGGGGCAGAGGGAACTGCTTATTGGGGATCGACGTACCGGCAAAACTTCGCTGGCCCTCGACGTGATAATTAATCAAAAAGGGAAAAATGTCATTTGTATTTATGCTGGAATAGGACAGAAACTTTCCAGTA
This portion of the Atribacterota bacterium genome encodes:
- a CDS encoding dCMP deaminase family protein, with the translated sequence MKERPDWDSYFMAIAHLVATRSTCLRRQVGAVLVKDKRILATGYNGAPSNIAHCTPDLCLRSTGNIPSGQNQELCRGLHAEQNVIIQAALHGVSTKNSTLYCTHKPCILCAKMIINAGVVRVVYENPYPDLLADAMLEEAGLAMCVFSGGGVP
- a CDS encoding MraY family glycosyltransferase, with product MKEVLLFSFFAFIIAWAVTPLVILTSQRLNWFDWPGDQRKVHERPVPRLGGVSLFISFLVSFFLLHFFLHLSFSWFLVLGVLIFFLIGFLDDLFSLSPWIKLLGQVLGAVLLIQGGVLIRFFTLPWDRMFYLGFWGYPLTLMWIVGISNALNLIDGLDGLSGGVGAIASFTLGMIAWQEGRMEPAILSFLLSGGILGFLLYNFPPARIFLGDGGALFLGAMLASTSVQGATKSAAAFTLAVPILILGIPIFDTFFAIVRRKKNGLSILHPDRGHLHHRLLEKGYSQREVVVIFYGISALCGGTAILINFFLANSTYSLLFFFFFVVLFLGWGKNLRVTELPERKSSVEKS
- the wecB gene encoding UDP-N-acetylglucosamine 2-epimerase (non-hydrolyzing); protein product: MKKAKIFFILGTRPEAIKLAPLILAFLQKEEFEIKLINTGQHREMSTAFLRNFGLAPHYDLQVMVEKQSLHYLTSRIVEELEQVFREQRPDFVFVQGDTTTALCGALSAFYFRIPLGHVEAGLRTWEKWRPFPEEMNRVLISRLADFHFAPTFLAKRNLLREGINESQILLTGNTIVDALLLILNDGRPLSHPVLKKEFERVDGSYRFVTVTAHRRENWGEGMRSIAFGVKIIAETCPDVKVFFSLHPNPLVRETVMRELTSTPRVVLLDHLEYPDFVQLLSRSVLVVTDSGGVQEEAASLGIPVLITRESTERPEVVESGLGTLVGCHAERIAQEALAILGTRSRLRQRKNLFGDGKASWRILQFVSRFFGFPYEDIQEFCSLTQGMRL
- a CDS encoding AtpZ/AtpI family protein, whose translation is MNRWDKESIFKDIGILWDLAWMTVSPVLLGIFVGQYLDRHYFLGFSWTLSLLVLGAILGFYNLYEFLMKESRKMGKNGLSNDKSNDR
- a CDS encoding F0F1 ATP synthase subunit A, which produces MEEIFNPQTLFYFFTIPITKTIVSTWIVMVFLVFLSFVLTRKMTFIPGRLQNVLELFVEAIINLIEGMSPGNGRKFLSLVGTLALFIGTANLAHLVPGLKAPTSDFNTAFALALVVFFAVPFYGITTQGLKQYFKEYISPSPILLPFHVISEITRTFSLALRLFGNILGEEIIIGILFLLAPLFVPVPMMLFSIFTGIIQAYIFTILTVVYLSSAVEVSKH
- the atpE gene encoding ATP synthase F0 subunit C, with translation MQGEIIFLCVTVFTAGFAIALGVIFPALGQGKACAQALESIARQPEATGPISRTLFVGLAMLESLAIYVLVISLILLFANPLLRYVFR
- the atpF gene encoding F0F1 ATP synthase subunit B, whose amino-acid sequence is MIRIDRSIIFQIINFIALVFLLFRFLFRPVVRALDQRSQFIRGELQKIEDEKKNLEATKRALEEEMVRAKEKYFEIMDQAKLEASKIKEGIIREAYEEGEKIKNEYRRKARKEVEELLSGLREDIVELTEEVVKKFLATQITPEVQTRLIDVLLEEALKELEAQVGTIHER
- a CDS encoding F0F1 ATP synthase subunit delta, whose product is MSDEVVRVVTPFPLTDVQRALIRAKMEQFLNGSLFSLQEEIDESLIGGVVVFVRDLIIDCSIRTQLERMKEFILKGE